One Streptomyces fagopyri DNA window includes the following coding sequences:
- a CDS encoding ABC transporter ATP-binding protein, with translation MTSIDVQDLTKEYGGRRAVDHLTFRVLPGRVTGFLGPNGAGKSTTMRLLLGLDRPTSGSARIGGRAYATLHRPLRSVGALLDARAAHGSRTARDHLRALAASNRLPGRRVDEVLDQAGLASVARHRVKTYSLGMRQRLGIAAALLGDPPVVLLDEPSNGLDPEGIIWIRELMRELAREGRTVLVSSHLMNETASFADHLVVLGRGRLLADTSLREFIDARVRPRVRVRTTEGAAVLGDLLARHGIESVRGEDGRWTALGARVEDIGRLAAAVNLPILELAAEEATLEEAYLDLTTNETEFAGTPAPTRPQEARP, from the coding sequence ATGACCAGCATCGACGTCCAAGACCTGACCAAGGAGTACGGCGGCAGGCGCGCCGTGGACCACCTCACCTTCCGTGTTCTCCCGGGCCGCGTCACCGGATTCCTCGGCCCCAACGGCGCCGGGAAGTCCACCACCATGCGGCTGCTACTGGGCCTGGACCGGCCCACCTCCGGCAGCGCCCGCATCGGAGGCCGTGCCTACGCCACCCTCCACCGGCCGTTGCGCAGCGTGGGCGCGCTGCTCGACGCGCGGGCCGCGCACGGATCACGGACCGCCCGCGACCATCTGCGCGCGCTCGCCGCGAGCAACCGCCTCCCCGGACGCCGTGTGGACGAGGTGCTCGATCAGGCGGGACTCGCGTCGGTCGCGCGGCACCGGGTGAAGACGTACTCCCTCGGCATGCGCCAGCGACTGGGCATCGCCGCCGCGCTGCTCGGCGACCCGCCCGTGGTGCTGCTCGACGAACCGTCGAACGGACTCGACCCCGAAGGGATCATCTGGATCCGGGAGTTGATGCGCGAGCTGGCCCGGGAGGGCCGCACGGTCCTCGTCTCCAGCCACCTCATGAACGAGACCGCGTCCTTCGCCGACCACCTCGTCGTCCTCGGCCGCGGCCGGCTTCTCGCCGACACGTCCCTGCGCGAGTTCATCGACGCGCGGGTGCGGCCCCGGGTGCGGGTGCGCACCACGGAAGGGGCCGCCGTGCTGGGCGACCTGCTCGCCCGGCACGGCATCGAGTCCGTCCGGGGTGAGGACGGACGCTGGACCGCCCTCGGCGCCCGCGTGGAGGACATCGGTCGCCTCGCGGCGGCCGTGAACCTGCCGATCCTCGAACTCGCGGCGGAGGAAGCGACGTTGGAGGAGGCATACCTGGATCTGACGACGAACGAGACCGAGTTCGCCGGCACGCCGGCCCCGACGCGGCCGCAGGAGGCCCGACCATGA
- the mug gene encoding G/U mismatch-specific DNA glycosylase: MPDVVADGLRVLFCGINPGLMTAATGHHFARPGNRFWPVLHLSGFTPRLLKPSEQDELLSYGLGITNVVARATARADELTPDEYREGGRLLGAKVERLRPSWLAVVGVTAYRSAFGERGAAIGPQERRIGSSRVWVLPNPSGLNAHWTAATMAEEFGRLRSAAAGDLRN, from the coding sequence GTGCCGGATGTCGTCGCGGACGGCCTCCGCGTCCTGTTCTGCGGTATCAACCCCGGTCTGATGACGGCCGCCACGGGCCATCACTTCGCCCGGCCCGGCAACCGGTTCTGGCCGGTGCTCCACCTGTCGGGCTTCACCCCCCGCCTGCTGAAGCCCTCGGAACAGGACGAACTGCTGTCCTACGGGCTCGGCATCACGAACGTGGTGGCCCGGGCGACGGCGCGGGCCGACGAGCTGACCCCGGACGAGTACCGGGAGGGCGGCCGGCTGCTCGGCGCGAAGGTGGAACGGCTGCGGCCGAGCTGGCTCGCGGTGGTGGGGGTAACCGCGTACAGGTCAGCCTTCGGCGAACGCGGGGCGGCGATCGGCCCGCAGGAACGGCGGATCGGGTCCAGCCGGGTGTGGGTGCTGCCCAATCCCAGCGGGCTCAACGCGCACTGGACGGCCGCGACGATGGCGGAGGAGTTCGGACGCCTGCGGTCGGCCGCCGCCGGGGACCTGAGGAACTAG
- a CDS encoding sensor histidine kinase, with translation MARLLRPLFRGTTYTRLLHLWVPMLFVSVWLFIDMSKPWVPAALLVPLGLVPAVRRGEGVQARHMLARDSEDTAISVTPSATWRERWRTVLWLEARMVMGAAACVLTVWLPMTSVDVLRSAWSPVDGPVVSVSRPHAAYALLAPLPLLALYAGVVGLGELTTAVARRLLGPSPAERLTALEERTEQLLERTRIARELHDSIGHALTVAVVQAGAARAAGDAAFTDRALGAIEDTGRAALEDLERVLGVLREPGRPASGRPTLTEADRLLDSARASGAEVDAEVTGPLETVPGPVSREGYRILQESLTNVLRHAGGVPVRVRIAVDGRSLGLEVRSPLNGRTPGSGRGSGLRGIRERAALLGGRARTGPDEGDWQVRVDLPLR, from the coding sequence ATGGCCCGCCTTCTGCGCCCGCTGTTCCGGGGGACGACGTACACGCGCCTGCTGCATCTGTGGGTACCCATGCTGTTCGTCAGCGTGTGGCTGTTCATCGACATGTCGAAGCCCTGGGTGCCCGCGGCGCTGCTGGTCCCCCTGGGGCTGGTCCCCGCCGTGCGGCGCGGCGAGGGGGTGCAGGCGCGCCACATGCTGGCGCGGGACAGTGAGGACACCGCGATCTCGGTCACGCCCTCGGCCACGTGGCGGGAAAGATGGCGCACCGTGCTCTGGCTGGAGGCGCGGATGGTGATGGGCGCGGCGGCCTGTGTGCTCACCGTCTGGCTGCCGATGACCTCCGTCGACGTGCTCAGGTCGGCGTGGAGTCCGGTCGACGGCCCGGTCGTGTCGGTGTCCCGCCCGCACGCGGCGTACGCGCTCCTCGCCCCGCTGCCGCTGCTCGCCCTCTACGCCGGCGTCGTCGGCCTCGGCGAGCTGACCACGGCCGTCGCACGCCGCCTTCTGGGCCCCTCCCCCGCCGAGCGGCTCACCGCCCTGGAGGAGCGCACCGAGCAGCTTCTGGAGCGCACGCGAATCGCCCGTGAGCTGCACGACTCGATCGGTCACGCGCTGACGGTGGCGGTGGTGCAGGCGGGCGCCGCGCGGGCGGCCGGCGACGCCGCGTTCACCGACCGGGCGCTCGGCGCCATCGAGGACACCGGCCGGGCCGCCCTGGAGGATCTGGAACGGGTGCTCGGTGTACTGCGCGAGCCGGGGCGCCCGGCGAGCGGCAGACCGACGCTGACCGAGGCCGACCGGCTCCTGGACTCGGCGCGCGCCTCGGGGGCGGAGGTCGACGCCGAGGTGACGGGCCCGCTGGAGACCGTGCCGGGGCCGGTGTCCCGCGAGGGGTACCGCATCCTCCAGGAGTCCCTCACCAACGTGCTGCGGCACGCGGGCGGTGTGCCGGTGCGGGTGCGCATCGCGGTCGACGGCCGCAGCCTCGGCCTGGAGGTCCGCAGTCCGCTGAACGGAAGGACACCGGGGTCCGGCCGGGGCAGCGGTCTGCGCGGGATACGGGAGCGGGCGGCGCTGCTCGGCGGACGGGCGCGAACCGGACCCGACGAGGGCGACTGGCAGGTGCGGGTGGACCTGCCGCTGCGCTGA
- a CDS encoding ABC transporter permease subunit, which translates to MTFVPALRAEWIKIRTVRSLVGGLVAVLLATTAFSALAGLDDSGGQDSDPLFSAFFGVCFGQIAAVAFGAQAVSAEFRGGALRVSLAAVPDRARWFLAKAVAVAGPVCVTGLVTGGASLAVGTSVLGARANGLSRGEELRGVVGCAVYLTLMALFAVGLAAVLRSGVATLSILVPFLLIVSFVVGGASGTVADFLPDKAGQAVLHESADGGPGPWAGLGVTALWAAAALLAGAWSVRRRDA; encoded by the coding sequence ATGACGTTCGTACCCGCGCTCCGCGCCGAGTGGATCAAAATCCGTACAGTGCGGTCGCTCGTCGGGGGACTGGTAGCCGTCCTCCTCGCCACGACGGCCTTCTCCGCGCTCGCCGGTCTCGACGACTCGGGCGGCCAGGATTCCGACCCGCTGTTCTCGGCGTTCTTCGGCGTCTGCTTCGGGCAGATCGCGGCGGTCGCCTTCGGCGCCCAGGCGGTCTCGGCCGAGTTCCGGGGCGGCGCCCTGCGTGTCTCGCTCGCCGCGGTCCCCGACCGCGCGCGGTGGTTCCTCGCCAAGGCGGTGGCCGTCGCGGGACCGGTATGTGTGACCGGTCTGGTCACGGGAGGCGCGAGCCTGGCCGTGGGCACCTCGGTGCTGGGCGCCAGGGCGAACGGACTGAGCCGGGGGGAGGAGCTGCGCGGTGTCGTCGGCTGTGCGGTCTATCTGACCCTGATGGCCCTGTTCGCGGTGGGACTCGCGGCCGTTCTGCGCAGCGGAGTCGCCACCCTGAGCATCCTCGTCCCGTTCCTCCTGATCGTGTCCTTCGTCGTCGGGGGAGCCTCGGGCACCGTGGCGGACTTCCTGCCGGACAAGGCGGGACAGGCGGTGCTGCACGAATCGGCGGACGGCGGCCCGGGGCCCTGGGCCGGACTCGGGGTGACCGCGCTGTGGGCCGCGGCCGCCCTGCTCGCGGGCGCGTGGAGTGTGCGCCGCCGGGACGCGTGA